One segment of Babesia bigemina genome assembly Bbig001, chromosome : II DNA contains the following:
- a CDS encoding membrane protein, putative — protein sequence MYNHRITLILFGVFIALALAAKDADGFALHQPPPRRFALYSKWLMEPKFPKTTKRYITTRAGKTEVIGQLKELLSRSSVLLRFTYKRFTPKERVVLNRKLRSFIYTGKDGSEPCAKLRMVKNTLIEKAMLGTQWEVFAPRMHGPSMCCFVFDDGRLPQILTAIERLRMADKKIRRHVTLDSASFAGKVVEPLELFRIADYASREDVIARLMCTLNGGSAGVARGLKSVAAKLAIALNETTKKGDASDAASSAPTSSTDNVATPEATAVAAASN from the coding sequence ATGTATAACCATCGCATCACGCTGATCTTGTTCGGCGTCTTCATTGCACTGGCGTTGGCGGCGAAGGACGCAGATGGATTTGCCCTGCATCAGCCGCCGCCGAGGCGCTTCGCCCTCTACAGCAAGTGGTTGATGGAGCCGAAATTTCCCAAGACCACGAAGCGGTATATCACCACCCGAGCGGGGAAGACTGAGGTGATTGGACAGCTGAAGGAGCTGCTCAGCCGAAGCAGCGTGCTGCTGCGCTTCACGTACAAGAGGTTCACGCCAAAAGAGCGCGTAGTGCTGAATCGCAAACTGCGGTCGTTCATCTACACAGGGAAGGATGGATCTGAGCCCTGCGCGAAGCtgcggatggtgaagaaCACGCTGATAGAGAAGGCGATGCTGGGCACCCAGTGGGAGGTTTTCGCGCCGCGTATGCACGGCCCGTCAATGTGCTGCTTCGTGTTCGATGACGGGCGGTTGCCGCAGATTCTGACGGCCATTGAGCGCTTGCGGATGGCGGACAAGAAGATACGTCGCCATGTCACCCTAGACAGCGCGTCATTCGCGGGCAAGGTTGTCGAGCCCCTTGAACTGTTCAGGATAGCCGACTACGCATCACGTGAGGATGTCATAGCGCGGCTGATGTGCACGCTGAACGGCGGATCGGCAGGCGTTGCGCGGGGGCTGAAATCAGTGGCAGCGAAGCTCGCTATTGCGCTGAACGAGACCACCAAAAAAGGTGACGCCAGTGATGCCGCTTCCAGCGCACCAACCAGCAGTACAGACAATGTAGCAACGCCAGAGGCAACTGCAGTTGCTGCCGCATCAAATTGA
- a CDS encoding membrane protein, putative: MYRPSVRASARCLLIALFLVIFAWQAPVSAVSNRRHGISTASPSYRISPRQASAARPMAMIKAETPLVKPVSVVVHTFWGKESCFNTQLRLDCAVTDTGHSIKRAVSALTGIPVCLQRLFVSESVWNLGTRTKFADNDQISDFPALLRLRHDTKQPELHVLLEIPVPYSHNLRSDAGSIAEYAAALKRYSSLLSRVKAARKDPKLLLDPELPREDQAPDTDARTETYPSTGRVGAVDEATVGRVVERNGCALSPEGAERASSRAADGLKGSFVTPIGNDTVARAAAVCPATNTKRPTATGSGEAGTFVSPNRRMHLLFFHDYPTPPGGVGGRLRQWFHQQLPIDWVTNAKFALLCYLTRASCNNEPWVKKALLYAPPVGLLCQTRLGRLLCRSAFHMLPMEKLPKGWFDYVAITLFQL; the protein is encoded by the coding sequence ATGTATAGGCCCTCCGTACGGGCAAGTGCCCGGTGCCTCCTGATCGCGCTCTTTCTTGTAATCTTCGCGTGGCAGGCTCCCGTCTCCGCGGTGTCTaatcggcgccatggaATCTCGACAGCGTCGCCTTCTTATCGCATTTCGCCCCGCCAGGCGTCTGCAGCGCGCCCTATGGCGATGATAAAGGCCGAAACGCCTCTCGTGAAGCCGGTATCCGTGGTGGTTCACACGTTTTGGGGTAAGGAGTCGTGCTTCAACACGCAGCTGCGCCTGGACTGCGCTGTTACCGACACGGGTCACTCAATAAAGcgcgcggtatcggcgctgaCCGGCATACCGGTATGCCTGCAGCGTCTATTTGTGAGTGAGAGCGTGTGGAACCTGGGAACTCGCACCAAGTTCGCCGACAACGACCAGATATCGGACTTCCCCGCGCTGCTCAGGCTGCGGCACGACACCAAGCAGCCTGAACTGCACGTATTGCTGGAGATCCCAGTTCCGTACAGCCACAATTTGCGATCTGACGCGGGCAGCATCGCGGAGTACGCCGCGGCGCTTAAGCGTTACAGTTCGCTCCTGAGTCGTGTGAAGGCAGCACGCAAGGACCCCAAACTCCTGCTGGACCCGGAGTTGCCACGCGAAGATCAGGCGCCGGATACCGATGCTCGCACCGAAACATACCCGTCGACTGGTAGAGTTGGTGCTGTGGACGAGGCTACGGTCGGTCGAGTCGTTGAAAGGAACGGATGCGCCTTGTCACCAGAGGGTGCTGAGCGAGCCAGCAGCAGAGCTGCCGATGGCCTCAAAGGTTCATTCGTGACACCTATCGGCAACGACACCGTTGCACGTGCCGCTGCGGTCTGCCCGGCAACAAACACAAAACGGCCGACTGCGACCGGATCAGGAGAGGCCGGCACCTTCGTGTCGCCCAACCGCAGAATGCACCTGCTGTTTTTCCACGACTATCCCACGCCGCCCGGCGGCGTCGGAGGCCGGCTGCGGCAGTGGTTCCACCAGCAACTGCCGATCGACTGGGTGACGAACGCGAAGTTCGCCTTGCTGTGCTACCTCACCAGGGCCAGCTGCAACAACGAGCCGTGGGTCAAAAAGGCGCTCCTGTACGCGCCGCCGGTGGGTCTGCTGTGCCAGACGCGGCTAGGGCGGCTGCTGTGCCGCAGCGCCTTCCACATGCTGCCCATGGAGAAGCTCCCCAAAGGTTGGTTCGATTACGTGGCAATAACATTATTCCAGttgtga
- a CDS encoding translation initiation factor 3 subunit, putative, with product MMDDLMADTKWADIEADEDYDVDGIDAHRLMGFESAPDAQGIKTVTSYTKNRHGQTVKITKRVKEIRVPRRTNKAAKLREDMSCFKMDKNNDIGVTMVSQDEIIIEQPVSRRSRVNQEENLDLIYSPNDINMTRATRELKMKFKSLRDDSDTGEMMDDRDTSAKYIPPSRKEGGGDRRSFDENTVRVTNLSEDVREKDLVELFSRAGRIHRAYLAKHKETQFSKGFAFITYATRQDALNAINKLNRQGYDNLLLNVEWAKPPNKDRQ from the exons ATGATGGATG ATTTGATGGCGGATACCAAGTGGGCGGATATCGAGGCCGATGAGGACTATGACGTCGACGGCATCGACGCCCACAGGTTGATGGGCTTCGAGAGCGCCCCCGACGCCCAGGGCATCAAGACCGTCACCTCCTACACCAAGAATCGCCACGGACAGACCGTGAAG ATCACCAAGCGGGTGAAGGAGATCCGCGTGCCGCGCCGCACCAACAAGGCTGCGAAGCTCAGGGAGGACATGTCGTGCTTCAAGATGGACAAGAACAACGATATCGGTGTCACCATGGTCTCGCAGGACGAGATCATCATCGAGCAGCCCGTCAGCAGGCGCAGCCGCGTCAACCAGGAGGAGAACCTCGACCTCATATACTCCCCCAACGACATCAACATGACGCGTGCCACGAGGGAGCTGAAGATGAAGTTCAAGAGCCTCCGCGACGACAGCGACACCGGCGAGATGATGGACGACCGGGACACTTCCGCCAAGTACATCCCGCCGAGTCGCAAGGAGGGCGGCGGCGACCGCAGGAGCTTTGACGAGAACACCGTCAGGGTCACCAACCTCAGCGAGGACGTGCGCGAGAAGGACCTCGTGGAGCTGTTCAGCCGGGCTGGACGCATCCACAGGGCATACCTCGCCAAGCACAAGGAGACGCAGTTCTCCAAGGGTTTCGCGTTCATCACCTACGCCACGCGCCAGGACGCGCTTAACGCCATCAACAAGCTCAACAGGCAGGGTTACGACAATCTGCTGCTGAAT GTCGAGTGGGCCAAGCCCCCGAACAAGGACAGGCAGTAG
- a CDS encoding ubiquitin carboxyl-terminal hydrolase, putative, with product MVTPAQQIAQLAQGLALKPPRKNAAVHKAECIYSTDTEKSPDGLYINLKSFESFGKELLRFDRNAKGALYLHVVRRLVPRKPEAITENDSSANEEAVNHEASGDGVADDAGMSQEKEAVYVAGGSELMRFSFKQRKTCDEVVDYRVYAPSIQVSIPLDEAPDNVAAVCNAIIDHSGFNFSADDFVWKDYVTESKYAKHLIQVEAPPKINYENPQCERCGARTNLWLNLSDGYIGCGRKNYDAGGCSDGDEGAAIQHYQATGGVFPLAVKIGTITASSGDVYSYAPDEDTQVVDPYLADHLAHFGIDVKQLKETEKSTLQLEIEKNEKHDWSEMNSESHVVHGAGLVGLDNLGNSCYLNSAMQMLASVPDLASYFCEHYDSIATRVPDTVKPCDDVLIQFAKTVKAMTTSRVVDQQLELIRRYRTACEDEHVDFVEPEQYKNFAVKPSMLKYAIGIKNKSFATNDQQDAEEFFSYFLNVLADMEPEINRRAKTPCKIKKMFFFQYRQYIVCEALNKITYNDNEMHMLCLPLITGGMSQEDIDPNQPINIMDCFNYWEQEQEIDYLDKGQHHTGIITNALLTLPKYLVVKLNRFYFKADGTSEKITNNVVIPSEGITLETQGERPRGGYTVECNTREVKKAKKQMNPELLQTLMAMGFTEKLCRLAGEHADSHNVDACVNWILANMDTVSQDTATGENDASELAVNASVLMDLGYSLEQANRAAERFGSDVAAAVDWLATAELTVQATVKDKGKYQLLSVISHVGSKINTGHYVCHVNKNGQWYTFNDSKVLKYDMPSTGNGYLYLFKRSDDNKAASSVSRA from the exons ATGGTGACTCCGGCTCAGCAGATTGCGCAGCTGGCGCAGGGTCTCGCGCTTAAGCCGCCGCGCAAGAACGCGGCAGTCCACAAGGCCGAGTGTATATACAG CACGGATACCGAGAAGTCGCCAGACGGACTCTACATCAACCTGAAGAGTTTCGAGTCGTTCGGCAAAGAGCTTCTGCGGTTCGACAGGAATGCCAAGGGTGCATTGTACCTACACGTTGTGCGAAGGTTGGTGCCCCGGAAGCCTGAAGCGATCACGGAGAACGACTCCTCCGCAAACGAAGAGGCGGTGAACCATGAGGCTAGCGGAGACGGCGTAGCAGATGACGCGGGAATGTCGCAGGAGAAGGAGGCAGTGTACGTTGCAGGTGGTAGCGAGCTCATGAGGTTCAGTTTCAAGCAACGGAAAACGTGCGACGAGGTCGTGGATTACCGCGTGTACGCACCGTCCATACAAGTCTCAATACCACTGGACGAAGCGCCTGACAATGTTGCCGCCGTCTGCAACGCGATTATAGACCATTCGGGGTTCAACTTCAGCGCCGACGACTTCGTGTGGAAGGACTACGTCACCGAGTCAAAGTATGCGAAACATCTCATACAAGTTGAAGCGCCTCCCAAGATCAACTACGAGAACCCACAGTGCGAGCGATGTGGTGCCAGGACCAACTTGTGGCTCAACCTTTCGGACGG GTACATCGGTTGTGGGCGGAAGAATTATGACGCCGGCGGCTGCAGCGACGGTGACGAGGGCGCGGCCATCCAGCACTACCAGGCTACCGGGGGTGTTTTCCCGTTGGCCGTGAAGATTGGCACCATCACCGCCAGCTCAGGCGATGTCTACAGCTATGCCCCCGACGAGGACACGCAGGTCGTGGACCCGTACTTGGCTGACCACCTGGCTCATTTcggcatcgacgtcaa GCAACTGAAGGAAACGGAAAAGTCGACACTGCAGCTGGAAATCGAGAAAAACGAGAAACACGACTGGTCAGAGATGAACTCCGAATCGCATGTGGTACATGGCGCTGG GCTTGTTGGTCTTGACAACCTCGGCAACAGCTGCTACCTCAACTCCGCTATGCAGATGCTTGCCTCTGTTCCAGACCTGGCGTCGTATTTCTGCGAGCATTACGACAGCATCGCAACGAGGGTGCCTGACACTGTCAAGCCGTGCGACGACGTGCTGATTCAATTCGCCAAAACTGTCAAGGCCATGACCACCAGCCGTGTGGTGGACCAGCAGCTGGAGCTCATCAGGCGGTACCGCACGGCGTGCGAGGACGAACACGTTGATTTCGTCGAGCCGGAAC AGTATAAGAACTTTGCCGTCAAGCCGTCCATGCTCAAGTACGCCATTGGCATCAAAAACAAGAGCTTCGCCACCAACGACCAGCAGGACGCCGAGGAGTTCTTCAGCTACTTCCTGAACGTGCTGGCTGACATGGAGCCTGAAATCAACAGGCGCGCCAAAACGCCGTGCAAAATCAAAAAGATGTTCTTCTTCCAGTACCGGCAGTACATAGTCTGCGAGGCACTCAACAAGATCACCTACAACGATAACGAGATGCACATGCTCTGCTTGCCACTCATCACCGGCGGAATGAGTCAGGAGGACATCGACCCCAATCAACCGATCAACATTATG GACTGTTTCAATTACTGGGAACAAGAGCAGGAAATCGACTACCTCGACAAGGGGCAGCACCACACGGGGATCATCACCAACGCCCTCTTAACACTACCCAAGTACCTCGTAGTCAAGCTGAATCGCTTCTATTTCAAAGCGGACGGAACGAGCGAGAAGATAACGAACAACGTGGTCATTCCGTCCGAGGGCATCACGCTGGAGACGCAGGGCGAAAGGCCGCGTGGCGGCTACACCGTCGAGTGCAACACTCGCGAGGTGAAGAAGGCGAAGAAGCAGATGAACCCAGAACTGCTGCAGACGCTCATGGCCATGGGATTCACAGAGAAGCTATGCAGATTAGCTGGGGAGCACGCTGACTCCCACAACGTTGACGCATGCGTCAACTGGATACTGGCCAACATGGACACCGTGTCTCAGGACACTGCGACCGGAGAAAACGACGCTTCGGAATTGGCGGTCAACGCGTCAGTACTGATGGATCTGGGTTATTCGCTCGAGCAGGCGAACAGAGCTGCGGAAAGGTTCGGGTCCGACGTTGCCGCCGCAGTAGACtggcttgccactgccgagTTGACGGTACAAGCAACGGTCAAGGACAAAGGCAAGTACCAGCTGCTCAGCGTCATTTCCCACGTCGGCTCCAAAATCAACACTGGCCACTACGTTTGCCACGTCAACAAGAACGGACAGTGGTACACCTTCAACGATTCCAAGGTGCTCAAGTACGACATGCCATCTACCGGCAACGGTTACCTTTACCTGTTCAAGCGCTCGGATGATAATAAGGCAGCATCTTCCGTTAGCAGAGCGTGA
- a CDS encoding DegP protease, putative: MDIAAIPRAWLTLGRYCSKNHFGSTAFFGRLPNAGASLPRAARRHARSSTAVYRKSFPSENSRATLSVQRRGFSSSVALQEAWNVDQLPFIGGAKVEAVVHDDFQSHRLLKESFGSIVKIYCDSTDPNYAQPWQMRRQLKSIGSGFIISGRLVLTNAHCVSWQNRCLLRKHGSTVKYPGRVVAIGHECDLAILTVDDDSFWSGVKPLELGEVPSLHDAVTVVGYPTGGDNLCITSGVVSRVDVTTYAHSNFRLLCAQIDAAINAGNSGGPALKDGKVIGVAFQAYDEAQNIGYIIPTCIILQFLRHIDLHRRYTGFVTIGITYQLLENPALRAFVGLDSVRQSDLPENVTPSGILVCQCDKVVNDGDGLRTRDVIMAINGYDVADDGTVSFRDVERVHLAYALTTKFSGDPCELVVLRDGQVLTLTVRLQNPNYLVAEHQWEIMPRYYIFGGLVFVPLTMEYLKDEFGKKFYERAPSSLLRPLSDLFAKERGEEVVVLSQILASDLTVGYDFRNIRLERFNGEAVRNLRHLEELVSSVPETEQFVRFHFENEVVLVLDRERALSLHQQILDQHAIPSHRSRDL, translated from the exons ATGGATATTGCAGCAATACCTAGGGCGTGGCTGACGCTCGGCCGATACTGCTCGAAAAACCACTTCGGCAGTACGGCCTTCTTTGGAAGGCTGCCGAACGCTGGAGCGAGTCTCCCGCGAGCAGCTCGTCGCCATGCCCGTTCATCGACGGCCGTATATCGCAAGTCGTTTCCATCGGAGAACTCGAGAGCTACGCTTTCAGTGCAAAGACGAGGGTTCTCGTCGTCGGTGGCGCTGCAAGAGGCGTGGAACGTCGATCAGCTTCCGTTCATCGGGGGCGCCAAAG tgGAAGCCGTTGTGCACGATGATTTCCAGTCCCACCGTCTGCTGAAGGAGTCGTTCGGCAGCATCGTCAAAATATACTGCGATTCAACGGACCCCAACTACGCGCAGCCGTGGCAAATGCGAAGGCAGCTGAAGAGCATCGGATCAGGTTTCATCATCTCTGGCCGTTTGGTGCTGACTAATGCGCATTGCGTCTCGTGGCAGAACCGCTGTCTGCTGCGAAAGCATGGATCGACGGTTAAGTACCCGGGGCGCGTCGTGGCGATTGGGCACGAATGTGACTTAGCGATTCTGACGGTTGACGACGATTCGTTTTGGTCTGGCGTGAAGCCGTTGGAGCTAGGCGAGGTGCCGAGCCTGCACGACGCGGTGACCGTGGTTGGGTACCCAACCGGCGGTGACAACCTCTGCATCACATCCGGCGTTGTGTCGAGGGTGGACGTGACCACCTACGCACACTCGAACTTCCGCCTGCTCTGCGCGCAGATCGATGCGGCGATTAACGCCGGGAACTCCGGGGGTCCGGCACTGAAGGACGGCAAGGTCATCGGCGTCGCTTTCCAAGCCTACGACGAGGCACAGAACATCGGGTACATAATCCCGACGTGCATCATATTGCAGTTTCTGCGGCACATAGACTTGCATCGCCGTTACACGGGGTTCGTCACCATCGGCATCACCtaccagctgctggagaaccCAGCGCTCAGGGCGTTCGTGGGTCTGGACTCCGTACGCCAAAGTGACCTTCCCGAGA ACGTTACTCCCTCGGGGATACTGGTCTGCCAGTGCGACAAGGTGGTGAACGACGGCGACGGCCTGCGCACTCGTGACGTCATCATGGCCATCAACGGCTACGATGTGGCCGACGACGGCACCGTTAGTTTCCG CGATGTCGAGCGGGTGCACCTGGCGTACGCGCTTACTACTAAGTTTAGCGGCGACCCGTGCGAACTGGTGGTGCTACGCGACGGACAAGTGCTGACTCTGACCGTGCGCCTCCAGAACCCCAACTACCTGGTAGCGGAGCACCAGTGGGAGATAATGCCGCGGTACTACATATTCGGTGGCCTGGTCTTTGTCCCCCTGACGATGGAGTACCTGAAGGACGAGTTCGGCAAGAAGTTCTACGAGCGCGCCCCTAGTTCGCTATTGCGGCCGCTGAGTGACCTCTTCGCCAAGGAGCGCGGTGAGGAAGTCGTGGTGCTAAGTCAGATTTTAGCGTCTGACCTCACCGTTGGGTACGACTTCAGGAATATCCGCCTGGAGCGGTTTAATGGCGAGGCTGTGCGTAACCTCCGCCACCTCGAAGAGCTCGTGTCCTCGGTGCCGGAAACGGAGCAGTTCGTGAGGTTCCACTTCGAAAACGAGGTGGTGCTGGTGCTAGACCGCGAAAGGGCGTTGAGCCTGCATCAGCAGATCCTCGACCAGCATGCCATCCCGTCGCACAGGTCAAGGGACCTTTAG
- a CDS encoding glutaredoxin-like protein, putative, producing the protein MAIRPAAPPASIIGINWSPADLSYESAQACDSSKYFEYVRCARLSSPSVAKSTAFLQNMDDHQIAAWVEQQAHQNKVVVFSRTTCPYCVKANGILMSEVPSDVTVVQLDDHPDRPAIMEYFRTTTGAATVPRVFINGKFFGDCSKTVCANILLRHHVQVAAQQSGELRKVLLEAGCRLE; encoded by the exons ATGGCAA TCCGGCCCGCCGCTCCACCCGCGTCTATAATCGGTATCAACTGGTCGCCTGCTGATCTGAGTTATGAATCTGCGCAAGCTTGCGACTCCTCTAAATATTTTGAGTACGTCCGGTGCGCTCGGCTGTCATCACCTTCAGTTGCCAAATCTACCGCCTTCTTACAAAACATGGATGACCACCAGATTGCCGCCTGGGTTGAGCAGCAGGCTCACCAGAACAAGGTCGTCGTGTTCTCCAGGAC cacctgccCATACTGTGTGAAGGCCAACGGCATTTTGATGAGCGAGGTTCCTTCCGACGTG ACTGTGGTCCAGCTCGACGACCACCCTGACCGCCCCGCAATCATGGAGTACTTCCGCACTACCACCG GCGCAGCCACGGTGCCCCGCGTGTTCATCAACGGGAAGTTCTTCGGTGACTGCAGCAAAACGGTTTGTGCGAATATTTTGCTGCGGCATCACGTTCAGGTTGCCGCTCAGCAGTCCGGTGAGCTCCGCAAGGTGCTCCTTGAGGCCGGCTGCCGCCTGGAGTAA